GCAGACCCACCATGGATTTCCCTGCGGGTAAGCGGCCCAGCCTCTGAGATTTCTGCGTTGCGTAAGAAAACCGTTAAAGCGAAAATTGGGATGCTGTTGCATAATGCAACCGAAGCGGTTCCACAAATCGATTTGCCGCCAACTGTAAGAATCCTTTCAATTGTACCGCCGCAGGTTAAGGTGCGTAGACGATGATTGTATTGGGTATTGAAACCTCTTGCGATGAAACGGCAGTTGCCTTAGTCGACGATTCTTACAACATTTTAGCGCAGCGGCTCACCCGGCAAATCGAACACGAAAGATGGGGAGGTGTGGTACCCGAGACGGCTTCCCGGGCACACCTCGAGTTACTCGACACTGCGATACGCTATGTTCTACTTGACGCTTCGTTGATTCCCGCGCAACTCTCGGGTATTGCAGTAACGACTGGCCCAGGGCTTGCCGGAGCACTTTGGGTTGGCGCTGCATTTGCCGATGGGTTTAGTTTGGCTTCGGGAGTGCCGATTATTCCGGTGCACCATTTAGAGGCGCATCTTTGGTCAGCGTTGTTCGTCGATAAAACGATTGCTACGCCATTTTTGGCGTTACTCGTTTCCGGGGGACACACTTTACTCATTCGCGTGAACGCGTATCGCAATTATGAAATCATCGGGACAACGCGCGACGATGCCGCCGGCGAAGCGTTCGATAAAGCGGCGCGTTTACTGGAGTTGGGGTTCCCCGGCGGGCCCGCCATTGCAAACGCAGCGCACCGCGTCAAGAAGAATCAACGATTGCCAAAACTACCCATTGCAGATCTATCG
The nucleotide sequence above comes from bacterium. Encoded proteins:
- the tsaD gene encoding tRNA (adenosine(37)-N6)-threonylcarbamoyltransferase complex transferase subunit TsaD; amino-acid sequence: MIVLGIETSCDETAVALVDDSYNILAQRLTRQIEHERWGGVVPETASRAHLELLDTAIRYVLLDASLIPAQLSGIAVTTGPGLAGALWVGAAFADGFSLASGVPIIPVHHLEAHLWSALFVDKTIATPFLALLVSGGHTLLIRVNAYRNYEIIGTTRDDAAGEAFDKAARLLELGFPGGPAIANAAHRVKKNQRLPKLPIADLSPSFDFSFSGLKSALKRAVDGHPEFSPEAWAASFETAAIESLLKPVMRYWQANPKLPLIIGGGVAANQLLRKRLTETAEKLKTRFFATPIEYCTDNGAMIALAGVLSLEHGFQNSEQPVTIHPRFPISQLTAHDS